The DNA region CGCTGGGTGAAGTCGTCGTCGTGACCCGCGGCGTGCACCGGGACGACAAACCCTCCGCTCTGACCGAACAAGCTTCGGCGATCGCCTGGGGAATCGCGACGACCGAGGGACAGCGCGCCGACGCAAAGGGTCCGCGCTACAGCGCCATTGATCTACCGAGTGATCCAAGTGTAAACGACGCAACGACGGTCGCGAGATTTCTTGCAGAACGAGGCGACGGTCCGGCGTATGCCTTTGTTGTGGACCGCTGGCTCGAACCGAAACTGGTGCAGTCTGCGCTCTCGGATAACCGACAGGTCGCAGCCGGTAGCGACGCATGCTTCGCAGCCCAGCTCGAACCCCAGGCGTATGGAGAATCCTGTGTGGTGCTGCGCGCACGCGAAGTCGCGCAACCAAAACCGTTTGAAGTCACAGTGCGTGTACACGCCGCCGGGCTCAGCCAACTCGACACTCGCGCAGCACTCGGCCTGGGTGAAGACCTGCAAGCCTTGGATTCGACGCGCGCCGCAGCGACGAAGTTGGGCCTCGGGCGGGAGTGCGCGGGCAACATCGTGGCCGTGGGAAATTGCGTGACCGAGTTTCGGGTCGGAGATGCGGTTGTCGGCCTCGCACAGGGGGCCGTGGCGAGTCATGTGACCACCCCCGCTGCCTGGTTGAGCCCACTTCCCGACGGCTTCACCTTTGCCGCTGGCGCCGCACTTCCTTTGGCCCATGTCGTGGCCGAACGCGCATTGCTCGACCTCGCTCGTGTAACGCCCGGGGAACGGGTGCTGGTTCTTGCAGGCGCGGGCGGTGTAGGCCTGGCGATCACCCAAGTGGCACGCCGGCTGGGCGCTCACGTGCTGGCAGCCTCGTCGACCGAGCGTCGCCGCAGCGCGCTAAAAGCGAGTGGCGCCGAGCTGACATGCGACGTGTCGGGCTCCGCAATCGTTTCAGCGGCGCGAGCGTGGGTGGAGGACGGCGGCGTGGATGTCGTGCTCTGCGCGTTCGATGATTCGCGCATCGAGCAAGCCAGCGAAACCCTGGCAGCCAGCGGCCGTTTCATCGATCTGCGTCCAGCCGGGGCCCGAACCTGTTCTTCCCCCATGCTTCGGGGCAATCAGACGCTATTCAGTTTCGACTTCGACCGCTGGCTTGCGGAGACTCCTGAAACGGTTGGCGCGGCGCTGCGGCGCGCCATCAAGAACATTGACCACGCTGTTCGAAACGGTGCTCAACCCGCGCCGCACAACACCTTTTCGATCGCTGAACTCGCGCGGGCACTTCGCTTCGCCGAGCAGGACCGCCAGATCGGGCGCATCACGATCGATCTGACAAGCGAAGAACCGTTATCGATACAGGTCGGGCCGAGCAGCCAGCTGCTTTCGGATGAGCTTCGTCACTGGATCAGCGGAGCGCGCGCACAAGACATCGAAATGCAAGCGAAGTGGTTGATGGAGCGCGGCGCACGAGCGCTGCTGGTCTGCCCGACTCGTCCCCTCGGCGAGCACGAGGCTCCGTTGCTCGAACGACTCGAAGCGTTGGGATTGCGGGTCGAACTGGTGAGCGGAAACAAAGCGGGCGCATCTCTCGAACTCAGTCGCGACGTACACCCACTCGGCAGTGTGATTCACGTGGTAGACGATACGATTTCGAGCGCGACGGCGATTGACGCCGAAATCGAACTCATGCGAGTCCTCGATACCGCCACCCGAGACCAGCCGCCGAAAGTTTTTCTGCTCGTGCACGCGGCCCGTGATGTTTTTGGACGCGGCCATGAAGACAAAAGCCCCGGGGCCGAAGGAGAGCACTCCCAGGGTAGAATCGATGCCGGTCGCGGCATGCGGACATTCGCGGACGCGCTGTGTCGAGAGCGGCGTCGACGCGGTCAGCCTGCCGCCAGCATCGGGATCGCATACACGGGGGAAGGCGCACCGAGCAGCGAGCGTCGCATTGGACAGGCGATGGGTTTGCTCGTCTTTTGCGAGCGGGGCGGACAGGGCGGACTGGGAGATGACGGCGTCGTCATCCCGGCCGACCCCGAGGATTGGCCCACCCAGGGTGCGCGATCGCTGCTTCATGAGACTTCGCTTTCAGCAGGATCGACCAGCGCCATCTACTCTCCGATCGATCTCGCGGGGCTCCCTCCCGAGCAGAGAACGGCACGGCTCGCAGCGGTCGTAGAGGAACGAATTGCGAACGTGCTGGCACTCTCGGGCGAAGCGCGTGCGCGACTGGACCCGAACGCTTCGTTGGTCGACCTGGGTCTCGACTCGCTCCTCGCCAGAGAGCTCGCGTTGTTGATCGAAAAGGATGCCGGGATCGCGCTGCCTCCTGCGACCTGGGTCGACCGCCCGAGTTTGCACGTGCTGCTCGAAAGCCTCGAAAAAGCCGTCGCGCTTAAGGCCACAATCCATTGAGTGAAGCATTGAGTGATCTATCGAGTAAAGACATCGTAACCCTGGCTAGCGAATCGTTTTGCGAGCAAGGCCGCCCGCTGGTCATGCTTCACGGCTTTTCGCAGAATCGACACGTCTGGCGCTCGATCGCAGAAACCATCTCTCGTCGCTTGCTGCGCCCCATCTCGATCGATCTGCGCGGACATGGAGACTCGGGTTGGTCCCCCGAACGTCGCTACCAGCTCGACGACTACGCGCGTGATTTGCCCACTGCACTCGATGCGATCGGCCTGGATCGCGTCATCCTCGTAGCTCATTCCCTCGGCGGGCACGCCGCGACGCTGTTTGCCGCCCAACATCCCGAGCGCGTCGAGGGTCTGGTGTTGGTCGATACGGGGCCAAACCTTTCGATCGCCGCCCTGACCCAGATCGCCAATGACACCGAGAGCGCTCTCGACAGTTTCGAAAGTGTCGAGGGCTACCGCCGGTGGCTCGGCGCACAACTTCCCTGGGCAGATCCCGATGCGCTCGCAGATTTTGCCCCGCGATGCATCGTCCGCCGGCTCGACGGGCGCTTCGAACTCAAACTCGATCCCGGCATATTGAATCCAAGCGCGGGCGCCGGCGACTGGCAAGCGATGGAACAGCAACTCGAAGACGCACTTCGCCAGATCCGCTGTCCGACACTGCTCGTGCGCGGAGGACTCTCTGCAGTACTTCCTGAACCGGTCGCCAAGCACATCTGCGAAACGCTCTTGCGCAACGGGCAGCTCCACACCCTCGAACGGGCGGGCCATGCGGTCATGCTCGAAGACGGTCCGCAACTCTGTCGGGTGATCGAGAGTTTCGCGGAAACGCTCTGAGCCGGAGCTACCTGCGGGTCTTGCGGGTCTTGCTATCGACGACCGCGCAGACCTTCGGCGCGCATCTCGCGCGCCACATCTTCCGCGGCCCCGAGCACGCGCAGCAGGTTTTCGCCCAGGACCTTCCGGATCGTTTCGCGCGAGTGGCCCCGCGCGAGGAGACCCTCGGTGAGCGAAGGCAAGTCGCTGATTTCTTCCATGCCCACGGGCATGCTGGGTACGCCGTCCCAGTCCGCACCAATTCCGACGTGGTCTGGCCCAGCCAGCGTGATCGCGTGATCAAAATGGTCGAGCAGCACGTCCAGCGAGGTCTGGGGCACGGGATACCTGGCGTAGTATTCGCGCATCAGTTTGCGTTGCAGCGACGGGTCGCCTTCGGCCCGTTCCCAGAGCGCGTCGAGGGTGGCTTCGTGCTCTTCGAAGTAGCCGCGCGCTACCGCCTGGGTCTGCTCGTCAATATAAACCGGATAGAAGTTGATCATTACGACACCCCCGTTTTTCG from Myxococcales bacterium includes:
- a CDS encoding alpha/beta hydrolase; this translates as MSDLSSKDIVTLASESFCEQGRPLVMLHGFSQNRHVWRSIAETISRRLLRPISIDLRGHGDSGWSPERRYQLDDYARDLPTALDAIGLDRVILVAHSLGGHAATLFAAQHPERVEGLVLVDTGPNLSIAALTQIANDTESALDSFESVEGYRRWLGAQLPWADPDALADFAPRCIVRRLDGRFELKLDPGILNPSAGAGDWQAMEQQLEDALRQIRCPTLLVRGGLSAVLPEPVAKHICETLLRNGQLHTLERAGHAVMLEDGPQLCRVIESFAETL